One window of Paludibacter propionicigenes WB4 genomic DNA carries:
- a CDS encoding glycoside hydrolase family 97 protein, protein MKNKLTGLIVALLLSSSILSAQKTKDFDLKSQDGNITLHVVAGKKLVWSVQLKGKQIIAPSAMSLQLGNGDVLGDNAKVSSAKTEKINTTFKALNYKKTNVQDVYNELTLTCKNDFGVKFRVYNDGVAYRFFTKKKGEIVIKNEEANFNFTQDYKAFIPYMWDYRDGKIFNSSFEALYKETKISKFATDSLAFLPLMVDEGDNNKVVILEADLEDYPGMYLNLNDTHKGFMGVYAPYPLETKMGGYNNMNVIPTKRAEYIAKTNGTRSFPWRVVVISQSDKELLNNDMVQKLASPSRITDASWVKPGQAAWDWWNNWNITHVDFKAGINTPTYKYYIDFASANKISYIILDEGWSVEGDLSKVSPAINLKEIVDYGKQKHVDVILWATWSNIARQMDEIFPQYSKMGVKGFKIDFFDRDDQVVVASTYAIAKKAAEYHLMVDYHGIYKPTGIQKTYPNVIGFEGVKGMENYKWATEDQPRYAVSIPFIRMMAGPMDYTPGAMRNAIKANYHPVSSAPMSMGTRCNQLAMYVVFEAPFQMLADNPTIYMKEQECTDFITGVPTTTDETVALDGEVGEYAALARQKDGIWYVGAMTNWNSRQLTLDFSFLPEGNYKAVVFSDGINADRDATDYKKETKSIKSGDKLKIQLAPGGGWAARIEKIH, encoded by the coding sequence ATGAAAAACAAACTAACCGGATTAATTGTCGCATTGTTATTGAGTTCATCGATTCTCAGTGCGCAAAAAACAAAAGATTTCGACCTAAAATCGCAAGATGGAAACATCACACTACATGTAGTCGCTGGTAAAAAACTCGTATGGTCGGTACAACTCAAAGGCAAGCAAATCATTGCCCCTTCAGCCATGTCACTGCAACTGGGAAACGGAGACGTATTGGGCGATAATGCTAAAGTCAGTTCAGCGAAAACCGAAAAGATTAATACCACATTTAAGGCTTTGAACTACAAGAAAACTAACGTTCAGGATGTGTACAATGAACTTACACTGACTTGCAAGAACGATTTTGGCGTGAAATTCCGTGTTTACAACGACGGTGTGGCTTATCGATTCTTCACGAAGAAAAAAGGCGAAATCGTAATAAAGAACGAAGAAGCCAACTTCAACTTCACACAAGATTACAAAGCATTTATTCCCTATATGTGGGATTATCGCGACGGAAAAATCTTCAATTCGTCATTCGAAGCACTGTATAAAGAAACCAAAATTTCAAAATTTGCGACCGATTCACTGGCTTTCCTCCCGCTTATGGTGGACGAAGGCGATAACAATAAAGTGGTGATTCTGGAAGCCGATCTGGAAGATTACCCCGGCATGTACCTGAACCTGAACGACACCCACAAAGGTTTTATGGGCGTATATGCACCTTATCCGTTGGAAACAAAAATGGGTGGATATAACAATATGAACGTTATCCCTACCAAAAGAGCCGAATACATTGCTAAAACCAACGGAACCCGCAGTTTTCCATGGCGCGTGGTGGTTATCAGCCAAAGCGACAAAGAATTATTAAACAACGACATGGTGCAAAAACTGGCTTCTCCGTCCAGAATAACCGATGCCTCGTGGGTTAAACCCGGACAAGCGGCCTGGGACTGGTGGAACAACTGGAACATTACCCATGTAGACTTTAAAGCAGGCATCAACACCCCTACTTACAAGTATTATATCGATTTTGCGTCAGCCAATAAAATCAGTTATATCATTTTGGACGAGGGTTGGTCGGTAGAAGGAGATTTGAGCAAAGTTTCACCGGCTATCAACCTGAAAGAAATTGTGGACTATGGAAAACAAAAGCATGTGGATGTAATTCTGTGGGCTACCTGGTCGAACATTGCCAGGCAAATGGATGAAATCTTTCCACAATACTCAAAAATGGGTGTGAAAGGGTTTAAGATTGACTTCTTCGATCGCGATGATCAGGTGGTGGTTGCTTCTACCTATGCCATTGCCAAAAAAGCTGCCGAATATCATTTGATGGTAGATTACCACGGTATCTACAAACCAACAGGTATCCAGAAAACCTATCCAAACGTTATCGGTTTTGAAGGCGTGAAAGGCATGGAAAACTATAAATGGGCTACCGAAGACCAACCACGCTACGCGGTGAGCATACCGTTTATCCGCATGATGGCAGGCCCGATGGATTATACACCGGGGGCTATGCGCAATGCTATCAAAGCCAATTACCATCCGGTTTCCTCAGCGCCTATGAGCATGGGAACACGATGCAACCAACTGGCTATGTACGTCGTTTTCGAAGCACCATTCCAGATGCTGGCCGACAACCCTACAATCTACATGAAAGAGCAGGAATGTACCGACTTTATTACCGGCGTTCCTACTACCACCGACGAAACAGTGGCTCTCGATGGCGAAGTGGGAGAATATGCAGCGCTGGCACGACAGAAAGACGGGATTTGGTACGTAGGCGCAATGACAAACTGGAATAGCCGCCAACTCACGCTCGATTTTTCTTTTTTGCCAGAAGGCAACTACAAGGCCGTAGTATTTTCGGACGGAATTAATGCCGACCGCGACGCTACCGATTACAAAAAAGAAACAAAAAGTATAAAATCCGGCGACAAACTAAAAATACAACTGGCACCCGGTGGCGGATGGGCAGCCCGGATTGAAAAGATTCACTAA
- a CDS encoding nuclear transport factor 2 family protein — METMNLPEVVSELVKAQNRHDSIVYANCFAETAVVVDEGQTYNGRTEIERWIKNANENYKIIMKPVRYTETGLTGVLSAEVSGSFDGSPLVLHYHLVFIDGFIQSLKVSI; from the coding sequence ATGGAAACAATGAATTTACCTGAAGTAGTATCAGAATTAGTAAAAGCGCAGAACAGGCATGACAGTATAGTTTATGCCAATTGTTTTGCGGAAACAGCTGTGGTTGTTGATGAAGGCCAAACCTACAACGGCAGAACCGAAATAGAGCGTTGGATTAAAAATGCCAATGAGAATTATAAAATAATTATGAAGCCTGTTAGATATACTGAAACAGGGTTAACCGGTGTTTTATCGGCTGAAGTTTCGGGCTCTTTTGACGGTAGCCCCCTTGTGTTGCACTATCACCTGGTATTTATCGACGGATTTATTCAATCGTTGAAAGTTTCAATTTAG
- a CDS encoding SDR family oxidoreductase, producing MEPFNFNNELSNKIALVTGGTKGAGKAIAQRLLDAGATVIITARNVPEENKQLHFISADLSKPEGTQKVVDEILGKFGRLDILVNNLGGSETSGGGFRALTDQDWETTIQTNLIAPVRLDRGFLPQMIEQKNGVIIHIASIQGKLPLYESTLPYAAAKAGLINYSKALSNEVSPKGVRVLTVSPGWIMTTSAIKMMERIAESSNSTIEQATQSVMDALGGIPYGRPAKPEEVAELVGFLVSPRAGYLTGTEYVIDGGTIPTI from the coding sequence ATGGAACCATTTAATTTTAATAACGAACTGTCCAATAAAATTGCTTTAGTGACAGGTGGAACAAAAGGTGCGGGAAAAGCAATTGCTCAAAGATTATTGGATGCCGGTGCAACTGTCATCATTACGGCAAGAAATGTACCTGAAGAAAATAAGCAACTTCATTTTATCTCTGCTGACCTGAGTAAACCCGAAGGAACACAGAAGGTAGTGGACGAAATTCTGGGAAAATTCGGTAGACTTGATATTCTTGTAAATAATCTGGGTGGCTCGGAAACGTCCGGCGGAGGTTTTAGGGCTTTGACAGATCAGGACTGGGAAACTACGATTCAAACCAACTTAATAGCACCGGTTAGATTGGACAGAGGCTTTTTACCGCAAATGATTGAGCAGAAAAATGGAGTTATTATTCATATAGCTTCCATTCAGGGAAAATTGCCTCTGTATGAATCTACCTTACCTTATGCAGCAGCCAAAGCGGGGCTGATTAATTATAGCAAAGCTTTATCCAACGAAGTTTCGCCCAAAGGAGTTCGGGTACTTACTGTTTCGCCCGGATGGATTATGACAACATCTGCCATTAAGATGATGGAGCGAATTGCCGAAAGCTCGAACAGTACAATTGAACAAGCAACTCAAAGCGTAATGGATGCCTTGGGTGGAATACCTTATGGCAGGCCGGCTAAACCCGAAGAAGTGGCTGAACTGGTTGGATTTTTGGTTTCACCCCGTGCAGGCTATCTGACAGGAACGGAATACGTCATTGACGGAGGAACAATACCAACAATTTAA